From Pyxicephalus adspersus chromosome 7, UCB_Pads_2.0, whole genome shotgun sequence, a single genomic window includes:
- the NTHL1 gene encoding LOW QUALITY PROTEIN: endonuclease III-like protein 1 (The sequence of the model RefSeq protein was modified relative to this genomic sequence to represent the inferred CDS: substituted 2 bases at 2 genomic stop codons), whose product MSSARVTRSGRKILQGGRKRSGSGTEQHGGETNTLPPRGRKEVKKRVQVRYDCMEDVEKKLKWEPENWQRQLENIREMRSRRDAPVEEVAXCHPISKIVSLQVMRYQVLLSLMLSSQTKDQVTSAAMTKLREHGLTVQRILETDEETLGKIIYPVGFWKSKVKYIKQTTEILQEKYXGDIPDNVSDLVKLPGVGPKMAHLVMDIAWNKVSGIGVDTHVHRISNRLKWVKKETKSPEDTRVALEDWMPRDLWSEINWLLVGFGQQMCLPVAPRCSECLNKDICPGAKKK is encoded by the exons ATGAGCTCTGCCAGGGTGACCAGAAGCGGCAGGAAAATACTGCAGGGTGGCAGGAAGAGGAGTGGAAGTGGCACAGAGCAGCATGGAG gTGAGACTAACACACTGCCCCCTAGAGGCAGGAAGGAGGTGAAGAAGAGGGTGCAGGTCAGATACGACTGCATGGAGGATGTGGAGAAGAAGCTGAAGTGGGAGCCGGAGAACTGGCAAAGGCAGCTGGAGAACATCCGAGAGATGAGGAGCCGACGGGACGCCCCCGTGGAAGAGG TTGCATGATGCCACCCCATCTCTAAAATTGTCTCTTTGCAGGTTATGCGTTATCAGGTCTTGCTATCCTTGATGCTGTCCAGCCAAACAAAAGATCAGGTGACCTCAGCGGCCATGACCAAGCTACGGGAGCACGGACTGACCGTACAGAGGATTCTGGAGACTGATGAAGAGACTTTGGGGAAGATAATCTATCCAGTGGGGTTCTGGAAG AGCAAAGTAAAGTACATCAAGCAGACCACTGAGATCCTGCAGGAGAAATACTGAGGGGACATACCTGATAATGTATCCGACTTGGTGAAACTTCCTGGGGTGGGCCCCAAAATGGCTCATCTGGTCATGGACATCGCCTGGAACAAAGTGTCAGGAATTG GTGTGGACACTCATGTGCATCGAATTTCTAACCGACTGAAGTGGGTAAAGAAGGAAACCAAAAGCCCAGAGGACACTCGCGTGGCCCTTGAAGACTGGATGCCCAG GGATCTTTGGAGTGAGATTAACTGGCTCCTAGTGGGGTTTGGCCAGCAGATGTGTCTCCCTGTGGCCCCTCGATGTTCTGAGTGTCTGAACAAAGACATCTGTCCAGGagccaaaaaaaagtaa